GCGAAGGTAATACTTGCAAAAGAAGGTGCAAAGGTAAAAGATCTAACAATAAAGCCTGTAAAGTTTGGCTCTGTCTTGTCAGAGGGAATGTTCCTCTCCCTTGAGGAACTGGGCATTTCTGAGAAAGCTGAAGGGGTTTTTATACTTCCTGAAGATGTAAAAGAAGGAGAAGACCCTAACAGACTGCTTGGTCTTGGGGAAGATGACATTTTTGAGATAGAGATAACACCAAATAGGGGAGATGCCCTCAGTGTAAGGGGTCTTTCAAGGGAGATAGGAGCTGTTTTTGGTATAAAAAGAAAGGAAAAACTGCCTGTTGTTTCAATAGCCCAGGAGGAGATCCCTGAGATTGAACTTCTTACAGAAAAAGTATACAGGTACAGGGGCGTAATAATAAAAGGGGTAACCGTAAAACCTTCCCCTTTTGACATTCAGCTGAAGCTTATAAAATCAGGGCAAAACCCTATAAACAACATTGTTGATATAACAAACTACATTCTTATTCAGGAAGGACAGCCCCTTCACGCATTTGATCTTAAAAAGATAGAAGGTGGTATAAAAGTAAGAAAGGCTAAAGAGGGTGAAAAGATCATAACCCTTGATGGTGAGGAAAGATCACTAAAACCTGAGGATATAGTAATCTCCGACAGCAGTAAGGTGCTTGCGATAGCAGGTATCATTGGCGGTGAAAACAGTAAGGTTGATGAAAGCACAACAGATATACTCCTTGAGGCTGCTGTTTTTGATAATATAGCCGTCAGAAAAACATCAAAAAGGCTTGCCCTCACCACAGAATCATCTTACAGGTTTGAAAGGGGAGTTGATATTGAAAATCTTCCAAACGCACAGGACAAGGCTATTGAACTTATAACAGAGCTGGCAGGTGGTGAGGCTTTCGGTGAAAAGGATATATATCCTGATCCATACAAACCAAAAGAGATAAAACTGAGAGAAAAAACAACAAAAAGGATTTTAGGATTCAGTATTCCTAAGGAAAAAGCAAAACAGCTTCTTGAAAGATTAGAGATACCTACACAGATCGTTGAAGATGGAACTGTATCAAAGATACCAGCATTCAGATCATTTGATCTTGAGAGGGAGATAGATCTCGTTGAAGAGGTTGGAAGGCTTGAGGGGCTAAACATAGCTAAAGAGACATTCCCAAAAATCCCTGTGGAATCCTTCAGAAAAAGCGAGGAATTTCTGTTTGAGTTAAGAACCAGAGATTTCTTTAAGGACAATGGTTTTGACGAGGTTGTTACATACACATTTGTTGATGAGGAGATATACAACATCTTAGGTATTCCCGTTCCTCCCATAAAGATAAAAAACTATCTTCTTAAAACACAAAGCATAATGAGAGATAACCTTGCTGTTTCTCTGATAAAAACTTTGATCCACAACCTGAGGTTTCAAAACAGGGATATTAAGATTTTTGAGATCTCATCAGTATTTTTTGAAAAACATGAGGAAATAAGAGCAGGTTTGCTTGTCACAGGTAAAGCTGTTAAGGGTTTTAAATTTACAAAAGGAAAAAGATCATTCTCAACACAGATAAGCTGGGATTTTTTAAAGCTTAAAGGCGTTATAGAAAGCTATCTTAAGATGTTAGGATTTTTTGATTTTCAGCTTAAACCTTCTGAAAAGCCTTTTCTTAACCCATATGAATCTGCTGAGATTTTTGTTGAAGGTCAGAATGTGGGATATCTAGGTAAAATTCACCCTAAAAAGGCTGATATTTTAGAGATACCAAAAGATGTTTACATTTCAGAGCTTAAGCTGAGGTATGTTCCAAGGGAACTTTCTGACGCTGCTAAAGGAAAAGAAGGATACCTGTTTAATTTATTTAAAAACAGACCTTCACCGGTATTTAAAGAGCTTCCAAAATTCCCTGTAGTCAAAAGGGACATAGCTTTTGAAGTTGACGAATCTG
The sequence above is drawn from the Persephonella sp. genome and encodes:
- the pheT gene encoding phenylalanine--tRNA ligase subunit beta, with translation MRVPYSWIKEFLDIDIPAEDVAKRLNETGIETVVEKFGKKVENSVVVRITAVKKHPERDKLLICEATDGKRKYQIVTAAKNVFEGAKVILAKEGAKVKDLTIKPVKFGSVLSEGMFLSLEELGISEKAEGVFILPEDVKEGEDPNRLLGLGEDDIFEIEITPNRGDALSVRGLSREIGAVFGIKRKEKLPVVSIAQEEIPEIELLTEKVYRYRGVIIKGVTVKPSPFDIQLKLIKSGQNPINNIVDITNYILIQEGQPLHAFDLKKIEGGIKVRKAKEGEKIITLDGEERSLKPEDIVISDSSKVLAIAGIIGGENSKVDESTTDILLEAAVFDNIAVRKTSKRLALTTESSYRFERGVDIENLPNAQDKAIELITELAGGEAFGEKDIYPDPYKPKEIKLREKTTKRILGFSIPKEKAKQLLERLEIPTQIVEDGTVSKIPAFRSFDLEREIDLVEEVGRLEGLNIAKETFPKIPVESFRKSEEFLFELRTRDFFKDNGFDEVVTYTFVDEEIYNILGIPVPPIKIKNYLLKTQSIMRDNLAVSLIKTLIHNLRFQNRDIKIFEISSVFFEKHEEIRAGLLVTGKAVKGFKFTKGKRSFSTQISWDFLKLKGVIESYLKMLGFFDFQLKPSEKPFLNPYESAEIFVEGQNVGYLGKIHPKKADILEIPKDVYISELKLRYVPRELSDAAKGKEGYLFNLFKNRPSPVFKELPKFPVVKRDIAFEVDESVQVDKLLKAVKESSRYIDSVELFDVYYIDEKRKSVAVSVDFRAEDRSLSDEEVNSIVEELIESLREKFEGLKLRT